From a region of the Kaistia sp. 32K genome:
- a CDS encoding AI-2E family transporter — MQAREPRLLGVAGSSRSGLIPPLSAARWLLILIAVAGIYFFHSFLVPVLAALVIGFASWPIYRRIVEFVGGNRTAAATLAIVLFTCFLIVPIAFAAAYAVEEVRQLLAWAIQTNRFGADVPTWMSSLPGVGEWLAVRWGEYVGRPGAIGEMIYAVSGANIGNIYRAVLAAGGGLFGLLLTLVFMLITLFFVYRDGELFVSKIDLLGERIVPMRWERISRVVPATISSTVTGMTLIAIGEGIVLGVAYWIAGAPSPVTLGVLTGMMALIPGGAPLSMTLVSLYLVASGSIFAGVALFIWGTVELFIVDKTLRPKLVGGPIKLPFLPTIFGLVGGVKTLGFLGLFIGPVLMALIVAIWREWIRDIEATDPPKVGDIAIPVHPETTGVLVRTDIPAEQGVIADEPPARHEETARIA, encoded by the coding sequence ATGCAGGCACGAGAGCCTCGGCTCCTCGGCGTCGCGGGATCGTCGCGATCGGGCCTGATCCCTCCGCTGTCGGCGGCGCGCTGGCTTCTCATCCTGATTGCCGTCGCGGGAATCTACTTCTTTCACAGTTTCCTCGTCCCCGTTTTAGCCGCTCTGGTAATCGGCTTTGCCAGCTGGCCGATCTATCGCCGCATCGTCGAATTCGTCGGCGGCAACCGCACGGCGGCCGCGACGCTCGCGATCGTCCTGTTCACCTGTTTCCTGATCGTGCCGATCGCCTTCGCGGCCGCCTACGCCGTCGAGGAAGTCCGGCAATTGCTGGCCTGGGCGATCCAGACCAACCGTTTCGGCGCGGACGTGCCGACGTGGATGTCGTCGCTGCCGGGTGTCGGCGAATGGCTGGCGGTGCGCTGGGGCGAATATGTCGGCCGGCCGGGCGCCATCGGCGAGATGATCTATGCGGTGAGCGGCGCCAATATCGGCAATATCTACCGCGCCGTGCTCGCGGCGGGCGGCGGCCTGTTCGGCCTGCTGCTGACGCTGGTCTTCATGCTGATCACGCTGTTCTTCGTCTATCGCGACGGCGAACTGTTCGTGTCGAAGATCGACCTGCTCGGGGAGCGCATCGTTCCCATGCGCTGGGAGCGGATTTCCCGCGTCGTGCCGGCGACGATCAGCTCCACCGTCACCGGCATGACGCTGATCGCGATCGGCGAGGGCATCGTGCTCGGCGTCGCCTACTGGATCGCCGGCGCGCCGTCGCCGGTGACGCTCGGCGTGCTGACCGGCATGATGGCGCTGATCCCCGGCGGCGCGCCGCTGTCGATGACGCTGGTCTCGCTCTACCTCGTCGCCAGCGGCTCGATCTTCGCGGGCGTCGCCCTGTTCATCTGGGGCACGGTCGAGCTCTTCATTGTCGACAAGACGCTCCGCCCGAAGCTCGTCGGCGGGCCGATCAAGCTACCCTTCCTGCCGACCATCTTCGGCCTTGTCGGCGGTGTGAAGACGCTGGGCTTCCTCGGCCTGTTCATCGGCCCCGTGCTGATGGCGCTGATCGTCGCGATCTGGCGGGAGTGGATCCGCGACATCGAGGCCACGGATCCGCCGAAGGTCGGCGACATCGCGATCCCCGTACATCCGGAGACGACGGGCGTCCTGGTTCGCACCGACATCCCGGCCGAACAGGGCGTCATCGCCGACGAGCCGCCCGCCCGCCACGAAGAGACGGCGCGCATCGCCTGA
- a CDS encoding IclR family transcriptional regulator: MSESDDPEGGRKGAYTAPALEKGLEILELLADAGEPLSARNIADSLGRSKNEIFRMVFVLVERGYLNRDAATDRLTLSNKLFELGMRTPRSRKLVEVAMPAMERLSDDTGLSSHLVVVNRGETVVIAAAAGSAELNLTLRLGYRRPAIEASSGQTIMAFQTPEKRARLIAESLALSDEPHDPDALDAILDRIVADGSLVAQSHDLLAVVDVCAPILDRNGRAVASVVIPCLSRRGTPSLEESVRAALVEACREVSEALIER; the protein is encoded by the coding sequence ATGTCGGAGAGTGACGACCCGGAGGGCGGCCGCAAGGGGGCCTACACCGCGCCGGCGCTGGAGAAGGGGCTCGAAATCCTGGAGCTGCTCGCGGACGCCGGTGAGCCCTTGTCGGCCCGCAACATCGCCGACAGCCTGGGACGGTCTAAGAACGAGATCTTCCGGATGGTCTTCGTGCTGGTCGAACGGGGCTATTTGAATCGCGACGCCGCGACCGACCGGCTGACGCTCAGCAACAAGCTGTTCGAGCTCGGCATGCGTACGCCGCGATCGCGCAAGCTGGTCGAGGTGGCGATGCCGGCGATGGAGCGGCTGAGCGACGATACCGGGCTTTCGTCGCATCTCGTCGTCGTCAACCGGGGCGAGACGGTCGTGATCGCGGCCGCCGCCGGCAGCGCCGAGCTCAATCTGACCCTCAGGCTCGGCTATCGCCGGCCGGCGATCGAGGCGAGCTCGGGCCAGACGATCATGGCGTTCCAGACGCCGGAGAAGCGCGCGCGGCTGATCGCCGAAAGCCTGGCCCTTTCCGACGAGCCGCATGATCCCGACGCGCTGGATGCGATCCTCGACCGGATTGTGGCGGACGGCTCGCTGGTGGCGCAGAGCCACGACCTGCTCGCCGTGGTCGACGTCTGCGCGCCCATTCTCGATCGGAACGGCCGGGCGGTGGCCAGCGTCGTCATTCCCTGCCTGAGCCGCCGCGGCACGCCGTCGCTCGAGGAGAGCGTCCGCGCGGCGCTGGTCGAAGCGTGCCGCGAGGTCAGCGAGGCCCTGATCGAGCGCTGA